A region of Pyxidicoccus parkwaysis DNA encodes the following proteins:
- a CDS encoding outer membrane beta-barrel protein: MRRSIWWGAALAAACLAAPAFAIEAQNVGAKLKVNERPPVGIDVGLGVGGFTGGLATNTNPGPLLGVTANAQYWPFLAIEGGYQIQRLAIDDSRVQSGEGIWRNNLGLLAKAGPLLDEKWRPFVGAGAGLSYLDPSTGGEGVYHNDLQTEIPLAAGLDYRFGNIVAGARATYSILGSENVVRTASGNDEKGSLFNANITVGGRF; the protein is encoded by the coding sequence ATGCGACGTTCGATTTGGTGGGGAGCCGCCCTGGCGGCCGCATGCCTGGCAGCGCCGGCATTCGCGATTGAGGCCCAGAACGTGGGCGCGAAGCTGAAAGTCAACGAGCGGCCCCCGGTGGGCATCGACGTGGGCCTGGGCGTGGGCGGCTTCACGGGCGGCCTGGCGACGAACACCAACCCGGGACCGCTCCTGGGCGTCACCGCCAACGCGCAGTACTGGCCGTTCCTCGCCATCGAAGGCGGCTACCAGATACAGCGCCTCGCCATCGACGACAGCCGGGTGCAGAGCGGAGAGGGCATCTGGCGCAACAACCTGGGCCTCCTCGCCAAGGCGGGCCCGCTCCTGGACGAAAAGTGGCGGCCCTTCGTGGGGGCCGGCGCCGGCCTGAGCTACCTCGACCCGTCGACCGGCGGAGAGGGCGTCTACCACAACGACCTCCAGACGGAGATTCCGCTGGCGGCCGGCCTGGACTACCGCTTCGGCAACATCGTCGCCGGAGCGCGCGCCACGTACAGCATCCTCGGGAGCGAGAACGTGGTGCGCACGGCCAGCGGCAATGACGAGAAGGGCAGCCTCTTCAACGCCAACATCACCGTGGGAGGGCGCTTCTAG
- a CDS encoding TIGR02266 family protein — translation MSGLASKLLPLRIRLPYTTEDEFIEKYGSNVARGGVFVATRALKPEGTGLAFEFVLADGTRLLRGEGVVVKAQVDAGGGRAGMTVRFVKLDASSKALIDRLVARRSGAVEPARRVTVPATPPVEERAAPAAEAANEEAQAPEQEESAPSEEAGADEGAEAAAREEPAHPEAPQAVEAPEAVAHEDAQSETRAETSPAPESSAPPEDEDLGFDITASLTEPDEDSSSREQAQPAPAPQQEAASPASATDLQAAQVRAEPPAAPATPERTEPQLTVPATAHAEPPTATATPERVEPQPSVPVTARAEPPTAQATTARAEPQPTAEPEPLSSAAQDAEAVRNRRRALLDVPVTAPTPAPAIPEVVLGIDLGTSHARVAVFHEGTAKLVPLPGTDGTELPALVAVDGSGELLVGPAAQVEADRAPRRAATGLKRLLGLRARSPRLRELATQLPFPVSADPSGDASVELGGRLIAPTLFTALLLRELKHAAATFVGRKATRAVISVPSHFTDRQRAALREAATLAGLDAQRILTASAAAALAYGHSKGLARKRVLVVDLGGGGLEVCVVQVTGDDLEVITTGGDPAVGGMDFDARIAEALAADLDEQGVPRPQHVLDWAPLRTAAESAKVALSEREQVDVSLSSGTVPPLTRERIEALTADLAQRVTTVVREVLESNALSPQGLDAVLLVGGQGRAPLVRRRLEESLGVPVRDDVDPRGAVALGAALLGQGLLLAEAGKPAATVSEVLSAPIGVAERGGTLRRVLERNTRLPTSKTLVLPVVPGALELALFQGPSPVAPENEYLGKLSLFVERPGEAELHFSLTADGTLSLEATLPGAKRKPVSLAGDDLDDAARDTLIGRSPLEGEPEARPSGLLSGLKKLFGRR, via the coding sequence ATGAGCGGACTGGCGTCCAAGCTCCTCCCCCTGCGCATCCGGCTTCCGTACACGACGGAGGACGAGTTCATCGAGAAGTACGGCTCGAACGTGGCGCGCGGCGGCGTCTTCGTGGCCACGCGCGCGCTGAAGCCCGAGGGGACGGGGCTCGCGTTCGAGTTCGTGCTGGCGGACGGCACGCGACTACTGCGCGGTGAAGGCGTGGTGGTGAAGGCGCAGGTGGACGCGGGCGGCGGGCGCGCTGGAATGACGGTGCGCTTCGTGAAGCTGGACGCGTCGAGCAAGGCGCTCATCGACCGCCTGGTGGCCCGCCGCAGCGGCGCGGTGGAGCCCGCGCGGCGGGTGACGGTGCCAGCAACTCCGCCCGTCGAGGAGCGCGCCGCTCCGGCAGCCGAGGCGGCGAACGAAGAAGCACAGGCTCCCGAGCAGGAGGAGTCCGCTCCATCCGAGGAAGCGGGAGCGGACGAAGGCGCCGAGGCCGCCGCGCGCGAGGAGCCCGCGCATCCCGAAGCGCCGCAAGCGGTAGAAGCTCCCGAGGCGGTCGCCCACGAAGACGCTCAATCCGAGACACGGGCGGAGACCTCCCCCGCTCCCGAGTCGTCGGCGCCGCCCGAGGACGAGGACCTCGGCTTCGACATCACTGCGAGCCTGACGGAGCCGGACGAAGACTCCTCGTCCCGAGAGCAGGCTCAGCCCGCACCGGCGCCCCAGCAAGAAGCCGCCTCACCCGCGAGCGCCACCGACCTTCAGGCTGCGCAGGTCCGCGCCGAGCCACCCGCCGCGCCGGCTACTCCCGAGCGTACGGAGCCGCAGCTCACCGTGCCGGCCACCGCCCACGCCGAGCCACCCACCGCGACAGCCACTCCCGAGCGCGTGGAGCCTCAGCCCAGCGTGCCGGTCACCGCCCGCGCCGAGCCACCCACCGCGCAGGCCACCACGGCGCGCGCGGAGCCCCAGCCCACCGCCGAGCCCGAGCCTCTCTCCTCCGCCGCCCAGGACGCCGAGGCTGTCCGCAACCGCCGCCGCGCGCTGCTCGACGTGCCCGTCACCGCGCCCACACCGGCGCCCGCGATTCCCGAGGTCGTCCTCGGCATCGACCTCGGCACCTCGCATGCGCGCGTCGCCGTCTTCCACGAGGGCACCGCAAAGCTCGTCCCACTCCCCGGCACGGATGGCACGGAACTGCCCGCCCTCGTCGCCGTGGACGGCAGCGGTGAATTGCTCGTCGGCCCCGCCGCGCAGGTGGAGGCCGACCGCGCCCCGCGCCGTGCCGCCACGGGCCTCAAGCGGCTGCTCGGCCTGCGCGCGCGCTCGCCACGCCTGAGGGAGCTGGCCACCCAGCTCCCCTTCCCCGTCTCCGCCGACCCGAGCGGCGACGCGTCCGTGGAGCTCGGCGGCCGGCTCATCGCCCCCACGCTCTTCACGGCCCTGCTGCTGCGCGAGCTGAAGCACGCCGCCGCCACCTTCGTCGGCCGCAAGGCCACGCGCGCCGTCATCAGCGTCCCGTCGCACTTCACCGACCGCCAGCGCGCCGCCCTGCGCGAGGCCGCGACACTCGCGGGGCTCGACGCGCAGCGCATCCTCACCGCCTCCGCGGCCGCGGCGCTCGCGTACGGCCACAGCAAGGGCCTTGCCCGCAAGCGCGTGCTCGTCGTGGACCTCGGAGGCGGCGGCCTCGAGGTCTGCGTGGTGCAGGTGACGGGAGACGACCTCGAGGTCATCACCACCGGCGGAGACCCGGCGGTGGGCGGCATGGACTTCGACGCCCGCATCGCCGAGGCGCTCGCCGCGGACCTCGACGAGCAGGGCGTTCCCCGGCCGCAGCACGTCCTCGACTGGGCCCCGCTGCGCACCGCCGCCGAGTCCGCCAAGGTGGCCCTCTCCGAGCGCGAGCAGGTGGATGTCTCCCTCTCCTCGGGCACCGTGCCTCCCCTCACCCGCGAGCGCATCGAGGCCCTCACCGCGGACCTCGCCCAGCGCGTGACGACGGTCGTCCGCGAGGTGCTGGAGTCCAACGCCCTCTCACCGCAGGGCCTGGACGCGGTGCTGCTCGTGGGTGGCCAGGGCCGCGCGCCGCTGGTGCGCCGCCGCCTGGAGGAGAGCCTCGGCGTCCCCGTGCGGGACGACGTGGACCCGCGCGGCGCGGTGGCGCTCGGCGCGGCGCTGCTCGGCCAGGGCCTGCTGCTGGCGGAGGCCGGCAAGCCCGCCGCCACCGTGTCCGAGGTCCTCTCCGCGCCCATCGGCGTCGCCGAGCGCGGAGGCACACTGCGCCGCGTGCTGGAGCGCAACACCCGCCTGCCCACCAGCAAGACGCTGGTGCTGCCCGTGGTGCCGGGCGCGCTGGAGCTCGCCCTCTTCCAGGGCCCCTCGCCCGTGGCCCCGGAGAACGAGTACCTCGGCAAGCTCTCCCTCTTCGTCGAGCGTCCGGGCGAGGCCGAGCTCCACTTCTCGCTCACCGCCGACGGCACCCTCTCGCTGGAGGCCACCCTGCCCGGCGCGAAGCGCAAGCCCGTCTCCCTGGCCGGTGATGATTTGGACGACGCGGCCCGCGACACGCTCATCGGCCGCTCGCCGCTGGAGGGCGAGCCCGAGGCGCGTCCGAGCGGCCTGCTGTCCGGACTGAAGAAGCTCTTCGGCCGCCGCTAG
- a CDS encoding serine O-acetyltransferase, which produces MGPTALTFYRAAKRLKMWRVPVLPGVMAALGKRVHQCHVDLEARLHTSVELGYGGMGVVVAPGVEIGEGSFLSQNVSVEPEFGVAGVPKIGRNVFVGVGAKILGPVTVGDGAVIGANAVVTSDVAPGAVVAGIPARELKRASHGQREERGPRTKGLAPRGTPGR; this is translated from the coding sequence ATGGGTCCGACGGCGCTGACCTTCTACCGGGCCGCGAAGCGGCTGAAGATGTGGCGCGTGCCGGTGCTGCCGGGAGTGATGGCGGCGCTGGGCAAGCGCGTGCACCAGTGTCACGTGGACCTGGAGGCACGGCTGCATACCAGTGTGGAACTGGGCTACGGCGGCATGGGCGTGGTGGTGGCGCCCGGGGTGGAGATTGGAGAGGGGAGTTTCCTCTCGCAGAACGTCAGCGTGGAGCCGGAGTTCGGAGTCGCGGGCGTGCCCAAGATTGGACGCAATGTCTTCGTCGGCGTGGGGGCCAAGATTCTCGGCCCCGTGACTGTGGGAGACGGGGCGGTGATTGGCGCGAACGCGGTGGTGACTTCTGACGTGGCGCCCGGGGCGGTGGTGGCTGGGATTCCGGCGCGGGAGCTGAAGCGCGCAAGTCATGGCCAACGCGAGGAGCGAGGCCCGCGAACAAAGGGCCTGGCTCCCCGTGGTACGCCAGGACGATGA
- a CDS encoding glutamate--cysteine ligase: MSLDLKRAASEPITSVDMLVAGFRSAEKPRSEHRLGLEHEKFIYPAGSAKPLPYEGESGIGALLARLAPGGYTPFRETPESPVIALQRGMATISLEPGGQFELSGSPFRTAREAHEENLAHLKEVKAAADALGLRVIFMGYRPTVTPADMPWMPKTRYLIMRRTLPERGRLALNMMLMTATGQVSLDWADEADCIRKTVVVARLAPLMNAMYANSPLVEGKPSGYLSFRNRVWDEVDPTRCGYLPAFFDGSFSYRAYVEWALDAPLLFLRRNGQYLHPKLTFRQLLKEGFEGKPPDLDDWTDHLSTLFPEVRLKKVVEVRGADCVDAAMTGALGALWRGILYDATALDEAERLLPKLSFAEHQAFHDTARREGLAGKLGSHELKRLAAEMVAISRRGLQRLDAADAPLLDPLAEVAATGRSPAVAVLEAWEKDPRPESVLARFAL; encoded by the coding sequence ATGTCCCTCGACCTCAAGCGCGCGGCCTCCGAGCCCATCACCTCCGTCGACATGCTGGTGGCCGGCTTCCGGTCCGCCGAGAAGCCCCGGAGCGAGCACCGGCTCGGCCTGGAGCATGAGAAGTTCATCTACCCCGCCGGGTCCGCGAAGCCCCTGCCCTATGAGGGCGAGTCGGGGATTGGCGCGCTGCTGGCCCGGCTGGCGCCCGGGGGCTACACGCCCTTCCGCGAGACGCCCGAGTCGCCCGTCATCGCCCTGCAGCGCGGCATGGCCACCATCTCCCTGGAGCCGGGCGGACAGTTCGAGCTGTCCGGCAGCCCCTTCCGCACCGCGCGCGAGGCGCACGAGGAGAACCTGGCTCACCTCAAGGAGGTGAAGGCGGCGGCGGACGCGCTGGGCCTGCGGGTCATCTTCATGGGCTACCGGCCCACGGTGACGCCGGCGGACATGCCGTGGATGCCGAAGACGCGCTACCTCATCATGCGGCGCACCCTGCCGGAGCGTGGCCGGCTGGCGCTGAACATGATGCTGATGACGGCCACCGGTCAGGTATCTCTCGACTGGGCGGACGAGGCGGACTGTATTCGCAAGACGGTGGTGGTGGCGCGGCTGGCGCCGCTGATGAACGCCATGTACGCCAACAGCCCGCTGGTGGAGGGCAAGCCGTCCGGCTACCTGTCCTTCCGCAACCGCGTCTGGGACGAGGTGGACCCCACGCGCTGTGGCTACCTGCCGGCCTTCTTCGACGGCTCGTTCTCCTACCGTGCCTACGTGGAGTGGGCGCTGGACGCGCCGCTGCTCTTCCTGCGCCGCAACGGGCAGTACCTGCACCCCAAGCTCACCTTCCGGCAGCTCCTGAAGGAGGGCTTCGAGGGCAAGCCGCCGGACCTGGACGACTGGACGGACCACCTGTCCACGCTCTTCCCCGAGGTGCGGCTGAAGAAGGTGGTGGAGGTGCGCGGCGCGGACTGCGTGGACGCGGCGATGACGGGCGCGCTGGGCGCCCTGTGGCGCGGCATCCTCTACGACGCCACCGCGCTGGACGAGGCGGAGCGCCTGTTGCCGAAGCTGAGCTTCGCCGAGCACCAGGCCTTCCACGACACCGCGCGCCGCGAGGGGCTGGCGGGGAAGCTGGGCTCGCACGAGCTGAAGCGGCTGGCCGCGGAGATGGTGGCCATCTCCCGGCGCGGCCTGCAGCGGCTGGACGCGGCGGATGCGCCGCTGTTGGACCCGCTGGCGGAGGTGGCCGCCACGGGGCGCTCGCCCGCGGTGGCCGTGCTCGAGGCGTGGGAGAAGGACCCGCGCCCCGAGTCGGTGCTGGCGCGCTTCGCGTTGTGA
- a CDS encoding EI24 domain-containing protein has protein sequence MTPHSAVPHLAPESRLSDFFQGLGLLGRAFSLLFRSRRLFLLSALCAAVTAVALVGLAWLLYRHAPGLLAGYWALPESWYGRVGWYTVLVLSALVVWVVGANVVPPLLLAPLQDPLSETTEAVVGGDDGPPFTLAGFVRGIVTGVAHTLARLFFLVLGLAILLPLHLVPGVGSVLWTVLGSLWTMTWMAGEYLAAPMTRHLYSFAEVRRMLRERRALCLGLGAGVYVLLWVPILNAFFLPLAIIAGTLLYRGLRQANLLPPPPDATPVALK, from the coding sequence ATGACCCCACATTCCGCCGTCCCACACCTCGCGCCCGAGTCCCGCCTGTCCGATTTCTTCCAGGGCCTGGGGCTTCTCGGACGCGCCTTCTCGCTCCTCTTCCGCTCCCGGCGCCTGTTCCTCCTGTCCGCCCTCTGCGCCGCCGTCACCGCCGTGGCGCTGGTGGGCCTCGCCTGGCTGCTGTACCGCCATGCCCCCGGGCTGCTGGCCGGGTACTGGGCCCTGCCCGAGTCCTGGTACGGCCGCGTCGGCTGGTACACGGTGCTGGTGCTGTCCGCCCTCGTCGTCTGGGTGGTGGGCGCCAACGTCGTCCCCCCGCTCCTGCTCGCCCCGCTGCAGGACCCGCTGTCGGAGACGACGGAGGCCGTGGTGGGCGGAGACGACGGCCCGCCCTTCACGCTGGCGGGCTTCGTGCGCGGCATCGTCACCGGCGTGGCGCACACGCTGGCGCGCCTCTTCTTCCTCGTGCTGGGGCTGGCCATCCTCCTGCCCCTCCACCTGGTGCCCGGCGTGGGCAGCGTGCTGTGGACGGTGCTCGGCAGTCTGTGGACCATGACGTGGATGGCGGGCGAGTACCTGGCCGCCCCCATGACCCGCCACCTCTACTCCTTCGCCGAGGTGCGCCGCATGCTGCGCGAGCGGCGCGCCCTCTGCCTCGGCCTGGGCGCGGGCGTCTACGTCCTGCTCTGGGTGCCCATCCTCAACGCCTTCTTCCTCCCGCTGGCCATCATCGCCGGCACCCTCCTCTACCGGGGCCTGCGCCAGGCCAACCTCCTGCCTCCCCCGCCCGACGCCACACCCGTTGCCCTGAAATAA
- a CDS encoding GNAT family N-acetyltransferase — translation MEELSTPDAPSVAGVPAGTRVEAGGGATGSNDTTQGARSRARFYARHAMRVSEVRDLAAFDALKEEWNDLVARTDDQVFYRHEFLGCWLRHFAPEGRLRILTGRDAEERLVAVLPLRAQYGRQYGMPVRQLLSLTNKHSCRFDLLAENPRRAGTAFLAHLLKDPSWDMLRLADVPEGSAAFAVLDAARRVGMPCGTWESARSPYALLPESVDAWQRERGRRSKPLRRRRRRLEERGRVTLERVTGGERLPERLAEGFALERSGWKSQRGTAIAQSPKRLAFYSDLAGVAAKAGWLGLYSLRLGTQPIAFQYGLEYGGRYLAMKPGYDERFAEVGPGQLLMEGLIQDCIGRGVTELDLLGDDAPFKREWADLVRPHHWLFIYRNSLRGRALYRAKFRWVPVARRMVKKWVRRR, via the coding sequence ATGGAGGAGCTTTCCACCCCGGATGCTCCCAGCGTCGCGGGTGTGCCAGCGGGCACACGCGTCGAAGCCGGCGGCGGAGCAACGGGAAGTAACGACACCACGCAGGGAGCCCGGAGCCGCGCGCGGTTCTACGCACGCCACGCCATGCGCGTGAGCGAGGTGCGCGACCTCGCCGCGTTCGACGCGCTGAAGGAGGAGTGGAACGACCTGGTGGCGCGCACGGATGACCAGGTCTTCTACCGGCACGAGTTCCTCGGCTGCTGGCTGCGCCACTTCGCGCCGGAGGGCCGGCTGCGAATCCTGACGGGGCGTGACGCGGAAGAGCGACTGGTGGCGGTGCTGCCGCTGCGAGCGCAGTACGGACGCCAGTACGGCATGCCGGTGCGGCAGTTGCTGTCGCTGACGAACAAGCACTCATGCCGGTTTGATTTGCTCGCGGAGAATCCACGCCGGGCGGGCACGGCCTTCCTCGCACACCTGCTGAAGGACCCGAGCTGGGACATGCTGAGGCTCGCGGACGTGCCGGAAGGAAGCGCGGCCTTCGCGGTGCTCGATGCGGCGCGCCGGGTGGGCATGCCGTGCGGGACGTGGGAGAGCGCGCGCTCGCCATACGCACTGCTGCCAGAGTCCGTGGATGCGTGGCAGCGGGAGCGGGGACGAAGGTCGAAGCCGCTGCGACGCCGGAGGCGCCGGCTGGAGGAACGCGGTCGGGTGACGCTGGAGCGCGTGACGGGCGGAGAGCGATTGCCGGAGCGTCTGGCGGAAGGCTTCGCGCTGGAGCGCAGCGGCTGGAAGTCGCAGCGCGGGACGGCGATTGCGCAGAGCCCGAAGCGACTGGCGTTCTACTCGGACCTGGCGGGCGTGGCGGCGAAGGCGGGCTGGCTGGGGCTGTACTCCCTGCGACTGGGGACGCAGCCCATCGCGTTCCAGTACGGGCTGGAGTACGGCGGCCGCTACCTGGCCATGAAGCCGGGCTACGACGAGAGGTTCGCCGAGGTGGGCCCGGGGCAGTTGCTGATGGAGGGACTCATCCAGGACTGCATCGGGCGCGGAGTGACGGAGCTCGATTTGCTGGGTGATGACGCGCCCTTCAAGCGCGAGTGGGCGGACCTGGTGCGTCCGCACCATTGGCTGTTCATCTACCGCAATTCCTTGCGAGGCCGGGCGCTGTACCGGGCGAAGTTCCGCTGGGTCCCCGTGGCCCGGAGAATGGTGAAGAAATGGGTCCGACGGCGCTGA
- the alaS gene encoding alanine--tRNA ligase, which produces MPSALTASQIREAFLKFFEERGHRRVASSSLVPANDPTLLFTNAGMVQFKDVFTGREKRDYSRATTSQKCVRAGGKHNDLDNVGYTARHHTFFEMLGNFSFGDYFKSDAIAYGWEFVTKTLGLDKERLAVTVFNGEGGIPWDEEAFELWAKQGVPRERILKLGYKDNFWAMGDTGPCGPCSEIHYHQGNDIPCAEEAAGKKCQGVACDCDRWLEIWNLVFMQFERKEKDAPLIPLPKPSIDTGAGLERIASVVQGKRSNYETDLFQNILATVSELCGKPYTQEGGASMRVVADHSRAAAFLISDGVQPSNEGRGYVLRRIMRRAIRHGTRLGLDDVFFFKVVDRVIELMGDAYPELRESRTFVLEVCRHEEGSFRQTLNRGLKLIDEELAKLQKTGGKELSGDVVFLLHGTYGFPWDLTQIIAGERGFSVDMKRFEDLLQQEADRNDPFKTSDKAIGELYLKLVEKLGPTEFLGYEGEGHEGEGSIRAIVKNGVEMAEATRGDRVELVLDRTPFYGESGGQVGDTGRIVGHGGKSVAQVKDAQRPVSGLVVHSVEVTEGSFKVGDMVQTGVDNERRKSIRANHSATHLLHKALKLVLGEHVKQAGSVVAPDYLRFDFSHFSAATPEQLEQVEDLVNGWIRDNASAETRVMKLEDAKKSGAVAMFGEKYGETVRVVTVHPESTELCGGTHVRRSGDIGLFKIASESSVASGIRRIVALTGVGALQYVREQEHELRRAAELLKTTPKELSKRVEATQKRVKELERKVEEVSVKAQTAGSKDLLDQARDVNGMKVLATRVDSADDNVLRGMADQLRDRIRSGVVAIGGEKDGRAIILVAATKDVVAKGINAGALVREMAKEVGGKGGGKADMAQAGGPDAAKLPAALDKLYELVKGVGAA; this is translated from the coding sequence ATGCCTTCCGCCCTCACCGCCTCCCAGATTCGCGAGGCGTTCCTCAAGTTCTTCGAGGAGCGTGGCCACCGCCGCGTGGCTTCCTCCTCGCTGGTGCCCGCCAACGACCCCACCCTGCTCTTCACCAACGCGGGCATGGTGCAGTTCAAGGACGTCTTCACCGGCCGCGAGAAGCGCGACTACTCCCGCGCCACCACCTCGCAGAAGTGCGTGCGCGCCGGCGGCAAGCACAACGACCTCGACAACGTGGGCTACACCGCGCGCCACCACACGTTCTTCGAGATGCTCGGCAACTTCTCCTTCGGCGACTACTTCAAGTCCGACGCCATTGCGTACGGCTGGGAGTTCGTGACGAAGACGCTCGGCCTCGACAAGGAGCGCCTCGCCGTCACCGTGTTCAACGGCGAGGGCGGCATCCCCTGGGACGAAGAGGCCTTCGAGCTGTGGGCGAAGCAGGGCGTGCCCCGCGAGCGCATCCTCAAGCTCGGCTACAAGGACAACTTCTGGGCCATGGGCGACACCGGCCCGTGCGGCCCCTGCTCCGAAATCCACTACCACCAGGGCAACGACATCCCCTGTGCGGAGGAGGCGGCGGGCAAGAAGTGTCAGGGCGTCGCATGTGACTGCGACCGCTGGCTCGAAATCTGGAACCTCGTGTTCATGCAGTTCGAGCGCAAGGAGAAGGACGCGCCGCTGATTCCGCTGCCCAAGCCGTCCATCGACACGGGCGCGGGCCTGGAGCGCATCGCCTCCGTCGTCCAGGGCAAGCGCTCCAACTACGAGACCGACCTCTTCCAGAACATCCTCGCCACCGTCAGCGAGCTGTGCGGCAAGCCCTACACGCAGGAGGGCGGTGCCTCCATGCGCGTGGTGGCGGACCACAGCCGCGCGGCGGCGTTTCTCATCTCGGACGGTGTGCAGCCCTCCAACGAGGGCCGTGGCTACGTCCTGCGCCGCATCATGCGCCGCGCCATCCGCCACGGCACCCGCCTGGGCCTGGACGACGTCTTCTTCTTCAAGGTCGTCGACCGCGTCATCGAGCTGATGGGCGACGCCTACCCCGAGCTGCGCGAGAGCCGCACCTTCGTGCTGGAGGTCTGCCGTCACGAAGAGGGCAGCTTCCGTCAGACGCTCAACCGCGGCCTGAAGCTCATCGACGAGGAGCTGGCGAAGCTGCAGAAGACGGGCGGCAAGGAGCTCTCCGGCGACGTCGTCTTCCTGCTCCACGGCACCTACGGCTTCCCGTGGGACCTGACGCAAATCATCGCGGGCGAGCGCGGCTTCAGCGTGGACATGAAGCGCTTCGAGGACCTGCTCCAGCAGGAGGCGGACCGGAACGACCCGTTCAAGACGAGTGACAAGGCCATCGGCGAGCTCTACCTGAAGCTGGTGGAGAAGCTCGGGCCCACCGAGTTCCTCGGCTACGAGGGCGAGGGCCACGAGGGCGAAGGCAGCATCCGCGCCATCGTGAAGAACGGCGTCGAGATGGCGGAGGCCACCCGGGGCGACCGTGTGGAGCTGGTGCTGGACCGCACGCCCTTCTACGGCGAGTCCGGCGGCCAGGTGGGTGACACCGGCCGCATCGTCGGCCACGGCGGCAAGTCGGTGGCACAGGTGAAGGACGCGCAGCGCCCGGTGTCGGGGCTCGTGGTCCACTCGGTGGAAGTCACCGAGGGCTCCTTCAAGGTCGGCGACATGGTGCAGACGGGCGTGGACAACGAGCGGCGCAAGTCCATCCGCGCGAACCACTCCGCGACGCACCTCTTGCACAAGGCGCTCAAGCTGGTGCTGGGCGAGCACGTGAAGCAGGCGGGCTCCGTCGTGGCGCCGGACTACCTGCGCTTCGACTTCTCGCACTTCTCCGCTGCCACGCCCGAGCAGCTCGAGCAGGTGGAGGACCTGGTCAACGGCTGGATTCGCGACAACGCGTCCGCGGAGACGCGCGTCATGAAGCTGGAGGACGCGAAGAAGTCCGGCGCCGTCGCCATGTTCGGCGAGAAGTACGGCGAGACGGTTCGCGTCGTCACCGTGCACCCGGAGTCCACCGAGCTGTGCGGCGGCACCCACGTGCGGCGCAGCGGTGACATCGGCCTGTTCAAGATTGCCAGCGAGAGCAGCGTGGCGTCCGGCATCCGCCGCATCGTCGCGCTCACCGGCGTGGGCGCGCTCCAGTACGTGCGCGAGCAGGAGCACGAGCTGCGCCGGGCGGCGGAGCTGCTGAAGACGACGCCGAAGGAGCTGTCCAAGCGCGTCGAGGCCACCCAGAAGCGCGTGAAGGAGCTGGAGCGCAAGGTGGAGGAGGTCTCCGTCAAGGCGCAAACGGCGGGCAGCAAGGACCTGCTGGACCAGGCGCGCGACGTGAACGGCATGAAGGTGCTGGCCACGCGCGTGGACTCGGCGGACGACAACGTGCTGCGCGGCATGGCGGACCAGCTCCGAGATCGCATCCGCTCGGGCGTGGTGGCCATCGGCGGCGAGAAGGACGGCCGCGCCATCATCCTCGTGGCGGCCACGAAGGACGTGGTGGCCAAGGGCATCAACGCGGGCGCGCTGGTGCGGGAGATGGCCAAGGAAGTGGGCGGTAAGGGCGGCGGCAAGGCGGACATGGCGCAGGCCGGTGGGCCTGATGCTGCGAAGCTGCCCGCAGCGCTCGACAAGCTGTACGAGCTGGTGAAGGGCGTGGGCGCGGCGTGA